A stretch of Salvelinus alpinus chromosome 4, SLU_Salpinus.1, whole genome shotgun sequence DNA encodes these proteins:
- the LOC139574137 gene encoding putative nuclease HARBI1 isoform X1, with protein sequence MKAQNCVFLSALTMACPFVRDVVDEEALVLRRAFRRERVFRDRLDPLAFPDDHLYERYRFSADGIRYLCRLLGPRIKHRTARSHALSVEQMVCVALRFFASGAFLYSVGDAEQLNKATICRTIRSVCLAIKALADVFISFPGHRRLCDIKEEFYRIAGFPNVIGAVDCTHIRIKAPSGAHEADFVNRKSFHSINVQMVCNADCVISNVVAKWPGSVHDSRIFRASEIYQCLSQGEFSGVLLGDRGYGCQPFLLTPFTDPQEAQQAYNHAHARTRARVEMTFGLLKARFHCLHKLRVSPVRACDITVACAVLHNVACLRKERAPRVPPAMDWDNPAIFPDDDSGRLLRDQYVLNYFS encoded by the exons atgaaggcccaaaattgtgtgttcctttctgctctgacaatggcatgcccattcgtgcgagatgtggtggatgaagaagcacttgtgctgaggagagccttcaggcgagaaagggtcttcagggaccggttggacccactggccttccctgatgaccatctatatgaaagatacaggttttctgcagatggcatcaggtatctatgcagactactgggtcccaggattaagcaccgcactgcacggagccatgcactgagtgtggagcaaatggtttgtgtggccttgcgcttttttgctagtggagccttcctgtactcagtgggggatgcagaacagctgaacaaggccacaatttgccgcacaataaggagtgtgtgtctggctatcaaagcattagcagatgtcttcatctccttccctggccacagaagactctgtgacatcaaagaggagttctataggattgcag gtttccccaatgtcattggtgcagtggactgcacacacataaggataaaagccccctcaggtgcccatgaggccgattttgtgaataggaaatcctttcacagcattaatgttcag atggtctgcaatgctgactgtgtgatcagcaatgttgtggcaaaatggcctggctcagtccatgactccagaatctttcgggcctctgaaatctatcagtgcctatcacaag gtgaattctctggtgtgttgctgggagacagggggtatggctgccagccttttctcctgacacctttcacagacccccaggaagcacagcaggcctacaaccatgcccatgccaggaccagggccagagttgaaatgacctttggcctcctgaaggcacgctttcactgccttcacaaattaagggtcagccctgttagggcatgtgatattactgtggcttgtgctgtcctccacaatgtggcctgcctgaggaaggagagggcccccagagtgccaccagccatggactgggacaatccggcaatcttccctgatgacgacagtggtcggctgctgagggaccaatatgtgttgaattattttagttag
- the LOC139574137 gene encoding uncharacterized protein isoform X3, with protein MNGPKRTWQQVKIKYKNILQNAVKKNTHRQGTGGGSPKADLTPAEDMALELNKGRPVLEGIPGGKETSIGSSQDATRFIQVSGSTVFLLEPPAQAPDDADPGEGPSAAATAHDGDDDEEETISLDSRRHEDPDAIQWENQPGNISSQAIRKLYGNHLRRQIELADIDIQYKKKKMENLALESEIKKRTIRKLDLEIKKLERELQEDDTAQNKN; from the exons atgaacgggccaaaacggacatggcagcaggtcaaaatcaaatacaagaacattctgcagaatg cagtgaaaaagaatacccacagacaaggcacgggtggtgggtcaccaaaggctgaccttaccccagcagaggacatggccttggagctaaataaaggcaggcccgtcttagaggggatccctggggggaaagagacgagcataggttcctcccaagatgccacccgcttcattcaag tgtctggcagcactgtgttcctgttagagccaccagcacaagcaccagacgatgctgatcca ggtgaaggccccagtgcagcagcaacagcacatgatggagacgatgatgaggaggagaccatctctctggattccagaaggcatgag gacccagatgctatacagtgggaaaaccagcctggcaacata agctcacaagctatcagaaagttgtatggcaaccacctccggcgccaaatagaactggcagacatagacattcagtacaagaagaaaaagatggaaaatcttgcactggagtccgaaataaaaaagaggacaattaggaaactggaccttgaaataaaaaaacttgagagggag ctccaagaagatgacacagctcaaaataaaaattag
- the LOC139574137 gene encoding uncharacterized protein isoform X2, producing the protein MNGPKRTWQQVKIKYKNILQNAVKKNTHRQGTGGGSPKADLTPAEDMALELNKGRPVLEGIPGGKETSIGSSQDATRFIQVSGSTVFLLEPPAQAPDDADPGEGPSAAATAHDGDDDEEETISLDSRRHEDPDAIQWENQPGNISSQAIRKLYGNHLRRQIELADIDIQYKKKKMENLALESEIKKRTIRKLDLEIKKLEREVRYAFNVHCMLTVTQMY; encoded by the exons atgaacgggccaaaacggacatggcagcaggtcaaaatcaaatacaagaacattctgcagaatg cagtgaaaaagaatacccacagacaaggcacgggtggtgggtcaccaaaggctgaccttaccccagcagaggacatggccttggagctaaataaaggcaggcccgtcttagaggggatccctggggggaaagagacgagcataggttcctcccaagatgccacccgcttcattcaag tgtctggcagcactgtgttcctgttagagccaccagcacaagcaccagacgatgctgatcca ggtgaaggccccagtgcagcagcaacagcacatgatggagacgatgatgaggaggagaccatctctctggattccagaaggcatgag gacccagatgctatacagtgggaaaaccagcctggcaacata agctcacaagctatcagaaagttgtatggcaaccacctccggcgccaaatagaactggcagacatagacattcagtacaagaagaaaaagatggaaaatcttgcactggagtccgaaataaaaaagaggacaattaggaaactggaccttgaaataaaaaaacttgagagggaggtgagatatgccttcaatgtacactgtatgctaactgtaacacaaatgtattaa